The Nocardia sp. NBC_01329 sequence AGGATCGAAGCCTGGGCGCGGGCGGTGATCCGCGGGGGCCGGTCGCCTGCGGCGTTCCGCAGCCGGTTGCCAGTCCTGCCTTGACCAAGGGATTTCTGGCTAGATTCGAACATATGTTCACATTAGCAGGGGGTTTGCGGCAGCTCTGGCCCGTCGAACTTCTGGCAGGTGTTGCCCGCATGCTCCGAGCGCATCGAGCCAGGGAGGGGCCGGTCTGCGGCGAGCAGCCGCGAGATCCTCGGCCCCCTGACGCCGCCGAGCCACCCCCGTTGCGCACCATCACGGTGGACGTCTCCCTGGCCGAGGAGCTACCGGTGAACCCTCTGGGCCCGAGCGAGCGCGGTGGTTCGCCGGGTGGATCCTTCGTGTCAGCGCTTTCGCTCCAGCCGGGCGAGCCGGGTGAAGGCGGGCAGCGCGGCGGCGAGTGCCCGGCGGTGTGCGGGGCTCAACTCGGAGACCATCGGAATCAGGTGCCGGACGCGGTCGTCGTGGCGGGCTTGCCGCACCTGCCTGCCTGCCTCGGTGAGGTGAACGAGCACGGCCCGCCCGTCGCCGGGGTCACGGCGGCGCCGCACCAGCCCGTCGCGCTCCAGGCGTGCGATGAGTTGAGTGATACCCGGCTGGGTCAGCTGTTCGGTCTCGGTGAGATCGGTCAGTCGCGCGGGGCCCCGATGGGCCAGGGTGTCGAGCACCGACAGTGTGGTGAACGGCAGCTTCTCCTGAACCGGGATGCGGATGTAGACGCGGTTGAAGTCCTCTATTGCCGCGGCGAAGGCATCCACGTCGAAATCGTCGATATCGTCCACCCGGACAATTGTATACTCAACTTATATAAGACACTTATGTAAGTTGATTATTCCGAGCGGCTCAGGAGGCCGGATGAGTGACAGAACCCACGATGGCCGGCCGTTTCCCTTGGCGCCGAAAAAGATCAACGTTCCCGGCAGCGTCCTCACCGATCTGCGACAGCGGCTGGATCTGACCCGCCTGCCCGACGATGCCGGCAACGAAGACTGGTATTACGGGGTGCCTCGCAGCTACCTCCAAGAGCTGGTGGACTACTGGCGCAGCGGATACGACTGGCGCGCAGCCGAAGCCGAGATGAACACCTATCAGCATTTCGAAATCGAAATAGACCGTGTACCAGTGCATTTCATGCGCAGGCCCGGTGTCGGACCGAACCCGACTCCGCTGATTCTGACACATGGGTGGCCCTGGACGTTCTGGCACTGGTCCAAGGTCGCCGACCTGCTGGCGGATCCGGGGGCGCACGGCGGTGATCCGGCCGAGGCGTTCGACGTGATCGTGCCCTCGTTTCCCGGATTCGGGTTCTCCAGCCCGCTGGAGAACCGCCCGGATATCAATTTCTGGAAGGTCGCCGACATCTGGCACACGCTCATGACCGATGTTCTGGGTTACGAGAAATATGGTGCTGCCGGCTGCGACGTGGGCGCGCTCGTCACCGCGCAGCTCGGCCACAAGTACGCCGACGAGTTGTATGCCATCCACATCGGATCCGGACTGAAACTCACCCTGTTCAACGGCGATCGTGCCTGGGACTTCAGCGGCGGACTGCCGATCCCCGACGGCGTGTCCGCGGAGATACGCGCACGGATCGTAGAGCTGGACAGACGTTTCGCCGTTCACCTGGCCGCACACCTCCTCGCCCCCAGCACCCTCGCCCACGCCCTGTCCGATTCCCCCGCGGGCATGCTCGCATGGATCCTGGAACGTTGGTTCAAATGGAGTGACAACGGCGGAGATATCGAATCCGTGTTCAGCAGAGATGATCTCCTCACGCACGCCACGATCTATTGGGCCACCAACACGATCGGCACCTCGATACGTCTCTACGCCAACCACAACCGCTACCCCTGGACGCCTTCCCATGACCGTCTCCCGGTCGTACAGGCCCCCACCGGCATCACCTTCGTCGGCTACGAGAACCCACCGGGCATCAGCACCGCCCAACGCGTCGAACACTTCCGCGGCGGCGACCGCGCCCTGTGGTACAACCACGTCAACCTCACCGTCCACGAGCGCGGCGGCCACTTCATTCCTTGGGAAATCCCGGACCGATGGGTAGACGACCTACGCCGTACCTTCCGAGGACGGCGCTGACACTCGAGATATCCGGCAGCACCGCCACCGAATGCCAGGCGCTGCCGAAATCGGTGTGGCCTCACCTGGTCACCCCATGATTCGGTTCAATCGAGCCCGATGGTCGCCCGCTCCCACGCTTCGGTAATCGCGGCGGGAATCCGGCCTCTGCCGGGTAGTTCGTATCCGTTGGTGCGGGCCCACGCGCGAATGACGTGGGAATCGACAGACCCCGCCGCCTCCGACTCGAGATCGGTGCGGCTCGAGCCCGTCTGCTGCTGGGGGGAGCCAGCGGTGAAGCCGACACCGGCATCGAGAAGCCCGTCGGGGAACAACGGCACCTCGATCCGGCCGCTGAAGGCCGCAGCGAGGAACGCGACCAACCCGCCATCGAAGGTGTACCAGCCCGGCCCGCGGGCTTGGTTGACGGCTATGCGCCAGGCGTCGGGATCGTCCGCGGGGTCGGTGACCCAGAAGAGGTACTCACCGTTGTCGGTCACCCCGCAAACGAACAGGTTGTCCGGGTCGTGCGGTACCGGAAAAGCGCCGGTGGCGCGATCCTGCCGCAGGCGCCGGCGCAGAGTGGCCGGCAGCGGGCCGCGTAGATCGACCCACTCGGTCGGGCCGTGCGGGTGATGGACCCACAGGTACTCGCAGAATTTGCCGGGGCCGTACACCGTGGCGAGCTGCTTGTAGTCGGCGGGCAACTCGGCACCGACGGCGCTTTCGACGGCGCCCCAGTCCACTGAGACCGGCCCCGGCGGCGGTGGACAGATCTGCACGAGGTCCGTAATCGCAGCCATAACTGTGCGACATTACGGCAGGATGCCGACGCGCCGACCGTGCACGGGCCGCCGCGCATCGTGCCGACCAAGCCCATCCCGGGCCGAGGACGCGGTAGAGGTGTCACGACTCGAGGCTGCGGGCGCGGTGGTGCCGGGCTTCCGGGCACCCGAATAGGGCTGCACTACGGTCGTGTCGCCGCGGCGTCACGGACTTCGGGATCGGGATCGGCAGCCAAACGGGCCAGCAGTCGGCGGGCCTCGCTGCCACGGTAGCTCTGTAATGCCGACGCGAGAGCGTAACGGACCTCAGGGTTGACATGGTCGAGCAGGCGCGCGATATCGGCGACATCGCCACGACTACGCCGGCCCAGGCCGTAGAGGGCGTCGATCAGCTCGTCGTCATTGCCGGCGTTGCGTAACTGTTCCAGCAGTTGCGGTTTCGTGAGATCCGGTGGCTCGAGCGGGAACCGGCGGCGCAGGTCGGCGGCCTTGTATTCGCCACGCCCCAGGCAGGCCGGACACGCGCACGGCCGCCGACCGTGCGCGTCCGGGTGATACCGCCATCCCGTCACCTGTCGTACTTGCCGAATCCGATGCAATTCGGCGGGCGCGACAGGACGAGGTACGACGATCTGGTATCCGCGCGAGTCGGAGGCGTGGAGTATCACCGAGACAGCCTCGGCGGCGGTCATCTCCGTGCCGGTGGCCGAGTAGTGCCCGACAAGGACAGGTTCGTTGTCGGGTATCCGGAAATGCACAGCGATGATCTGCCGCTGCCCGCCGCGGCGCAGTTCGCGCAACCATTGGTGTGACAGCACATAAGACGGCATCACCGGCATACAGAACACTCCGCGGCCGAGACCACCCGCGGTGATGCCCGCACGGTGGATTCGCCGAGCGTTCTTCGCCGGCGTCAGGTGCATCAGCAGGGCCACACGACAAACCATAGCGATCCCGTGCCGGTGGAATTCCGACGATGTCGTGTGCGCGCATACCGGGCCTTTCCGGGGCCCGGGGTCGCGCGCACTTCGGATACTGCGGCGGACGGGATTGACCCTGACCCTGCGTCGGGGTTGCAAGCTCGGCACATGACGAACGACATCATCTCCTCGGCTCGGCTCGCACCACCGATCGGAGAGTTCCAGGGAATCGAGGGCCGCCGCATTTTTGCGCACCGGTCGGGGCGCGGCGGGCCGGCCGTAGTTTTCCTGCCCGGCGCGGGCGCGATCGGGCTCGACTATTTCGCTGTCCAGCAGCAGGTTTCGCAATTCACGACCGGTGTGGTCTACGACCGCGGCGGTACCGGTTACAGCGATCCGCTGCCCCTGCCGCGATCCGCTGCCGCGGTCGCCACGGAATTGCGCGATCTGCTGCGCGCAGCGAACATCACCGCGCCCTATGTGCTCGCGGCCCATTCGCTCGGCGCCTTCTACGCGCACCGGTTCGCGCAGCTGTACCCAGGGGACGTGGCGGGACTGGTGTGGTTGGACGGCCTGCACCGCGACTGGGACGAGTTCGTGCCGCCCGCGGGCAGCCTGGCCGAGGTCGAGCGGATGGCAGCCGATCCGGAGCAGCTCGACCATATGCGGTCGACCCTGCGCGCGATGCGCACCGAGTTGCCCGCGGGCTACCCGGAGCGGATCTGGCACTCACTGATGGATGCCAAGGTGACCGATGAATGGATGCGGGTCGGTATCGCCGAGCGGGCCGCCGCAGCCGGCCTCGCCGCCGAACTGCGGGCGGGGCCGGGCATCCCCGACGTCCCGGTGATCGCGCTCACCGTAGTGGGCGACGACCCGTCCCGGCAAGGGTCCGCCGCGCGGGAGTTGACCGACGCGAAGACGAGGATGGACGCGGCCCTGGTGCGGGCAGTCTCGTACGGCGAACAGCGTGTCCTCACCGGCACCTTCCACCACCGGCTCTGCTTCGACCGCCCCGGTGCCGTGGTCCGGGCGATCCGCGATGTGGTGGACCGGGCGGCGGACCGCTGAATTCACGGACCGCCGGCGTGCCGTCCCCCGGTCACGGCACTATCGTGTTCTTCGAAGACTCGAGGAGGACGGTGCTCACGATCGGCCGGCTCGCGGCGACCGCGGGAGTGACCGTGCGTACCGTTCGGCACTACCATCATGTCGGCCTGCTACCCGAGCCCGAGCGTGACGCCTCCGGTTATCGCCGCTACAGTGCGCAGGCGGCCGTGGATCTGATCCGGATAAGGACCCTCGCCGACGCCGGTGTTCCGCTGGCCCGTATCGGCGTGCTGCTCCATGCCCGGCCGGATGAATTCGAGGCGGCCATCACCGATATCGACGCCGGATTGCAGCGCAGGATCGACCGGCTCCTCGAATCCCGCCGCCGCATCGCCGATCTGGCGAGCGGCGAGAACCTGGTCCTGCCCGCCGAGGTGGTCGCCATCTTGAACCGGATGCGCGATCTCGGCGTCAGCGAACACAGAGTGCGAGCCGAACGGGACTCGTGGATCCTGTTGCAGGCCCTGGACCCGCTCGCCCTGCCGCAGCGGATCCAGGACAAGACCGCGGGCCTCGACGATCCCGAGACGCTGCGCCTGTATCTCGCCTGCGATCGATCGGTCGACTGGGACCCGCACGATCCGCGCCTGGACCGGCTCATCGACGATCTGGACGCATGGGAGATCGCACACGAGCGGGCCAGCGGCCGACCGGAGAGTCTGCGACTGATCTCTTCCCGGATCGCCGAGGCGTCACCGGCATGGCGTCGTATCCTCGACGCACTCGCGCACCGTGCCCAGCGGCGCGCAACCGCTGGGCACGGTTGAGCCCGCTCCGACGTCGGTTCCGGTAGCCGACGCGGGCGATATCGGCATCACCCGGCTATTCGCCGGTGACCACCGGCCTCCGGCACCGGCCGCGTACGCCGTGTCCGCTGCTCGCCGCGTTGCCCGACGATGGCCGTCGCGTCCGCGCGAGCGCATGATCGATAGGACCTCACCTGCGATGAAGGAGGATCTATGCGCAACCCGTCGGTCCACGTCGCATCGTTGTGGCAGGGCGAGAAGGTCTACCGCAGCGAACTCGGCTCGCTGACCAGACTCACCGCGGACAGCTTTCCGATCCTTTCCGGCCTGTCGATCAAACGCCTCACCCTGGCACCCGGTGCCTTCCGTGAACCTCATTGGCATGCCAATACCACCGAGCTCACCTACTGCACCGCCGGGCAGGCGCTGGTATCGGTGCTGGACGACGGCAGCCGGTTCTCCTCTTTTCTCGTTACAGCGGGAGAGATGTTCCATATCGACTCCGGTGCCCTGCATCACGTCGAGAACATCGGCGAGACGGACGCCGAATTCATCCTGGCCTTCCGCCACGAACGACCCGAGGATTTCGGTCTCAGCGCTGCCGTCGGCGCGATGACAGACTCCGTTCTCGGCAATACCTACGACCTGCCCGCGGCCGCTTTCGCCGATATCCGCCGCGGCACCACCGCATGCCTGGTCGCGCGGCGCGACGGTGCCCCCGATATCCCCGCCGGTGCTCATTTCGGCGACCCGCACCATTTCGCCGTCGAAGCCATGCCCGCCCCGGTGGACTCACCGGTCGGTTCGGCGCGTACTGCCCGTCAGCAGTTCTGGCCCGCTCTGCACGACATATCGATGTATTCGCTGCGGGTACGTGAGGACGGTATGCGTGAACCGCATTGGCATCCGGTGACCGCGGAGATGGGCTACGTGCACGAGGGTTCGGCGCGGATGGCCGTCATGGATCCCGACGGGACCGTGGACACCTACACGGTGAACGAGGGCGAAGTGTACTTCGTCCCGCGCGCCTATCCGCATCACATCGAAGTGCTCGACGCACCCCGGGTTCATCTGCTGATCTTCTTCGACCAGCCGACGCCGGCCGATATCGGTTACCGCGCGTCGATGAGCGCCTATTCGCGCAAGGTCCTCGCGGCCACGTTCGGTGTCGCCCTCGACGAGCTGCCCGAGTTGCCGTTCACGCCCGCGGACCCGCTCATCGTGACGCGGAACAATCCACTGCGACACTAGCCGACTGTCAGCCTGCGAACACTTCGATCACATTCGGTCGGGTCGCCAGGTCGAGACCGCCCAGATGACGACGAGGTCCAGGGCGATGACCACGATCGACCACCACGGGTAGTAGGGGATCCACAGGAAGTTCGCGATGATCGACAGACCCGCCAGGAACACCGCGGCGATCCGTGCCCACAGTGCGCCGGTCATCAACGCGATCGCCGTGATCGCCAGCAGCGCGCCGAGCACGATATGGATCCAGCCCCAGGTGGTGGTCGAGAACTGGAGAATGTAATCGGGGCCCGTCACGAACAACTCATCGGTCGCCACGGCGGAGATACCCGCCAAGATCGACAGCACGCCGACCGCGAGCAGCAACACCGCGGCGGCGATCGAGGTCACCGCGGCGACGCCGCGTTTCACCGGGGAGCGCTCCGGCTCGGTCCTATAGGTCGCCATATCCCGCCTTTCCGCGAGTTGTCGACTCACCAGACTCGCGCAGGCCCGGTGCCGCCACCTCACCCGCTGTGGGTGAAACGAGAGGTCCGGAAGTCGAGGTCCGCGGCAGGCGAAACGCCGCAGCATCCGGAGGTCGGAGGCCGGGGTGTGCGGCTGCGTCTACGGTGCGTGCACGGCGTGGAGCGGCCGACAGCGATCGTGTGGAGGATGCCGATGGATACCGACCAGCACACGCTTATCCACGGTCCGCTTTTCTCGCGCCGTATGCCGCTGGACCCGGGTAACGCGGCCAGCCGTGTCAGTGCCTACATCTACGGCAACATTCTGGTCCTGACCGCTTTGGTCCCGGTGGTGACCTCGTACAAACACGTCGGGATCCTGGTGGTGCTCGGTACCGCCGCCTCCACTTTCATCGCGCACAGTTTCGCCGAAACCGTCGGTGACAGTGTGCGGCAGCGCCGCACCGCGACGATGAGCGACCGGGTCCGTGAACTGCGGAACTCCGTGCCGATCTTGAGCTCGGCGGTTCTGCCCTGTGCGATCCTGGCCGCCGGTTGGCTGGGGTGGATCGAGCCGCGGGCCGCGCAGATCCTCGCCGAGGTGGTCGTGCTGATCCGGATCGGTGGGATCGTTTTCGTGATCGGCCGGTTGCGTGGCGAACATCCCGGTCGGGCCTCGGTCGTCGCCGCGACCTTGCTGACCCTGGTCGCGACCACGGTGGTCGTGGTGAAGATCGCCCTCTCGCACTGAGCGCGGCAGGTACTGTCGACCGGCTTCTGTGTCCTCGGCCCGCGCGGTGCGGCCGTTCGCCGGGTCACATCGGCCGGTCGGAATAGTCCGCGCGGTGTGCCGGTTGAACTGGCTGTCGGCGTCCGGACAGCCCCGGGCCTCACCCCTTCAGTCGCTACGAGCGACCACTCGCCGAGAGGCGCTTGTGGGACGTCGGCCTCGGAGTCGTGGCGCCTGTCGGCGCCGGGCGGCTCGACGCCGCCAGGTGCTTCACCTGGCGGCGTTTTCATCTTCGGCGTCGGTGCCGGCGGATCAGCGGGCGGCGGCCGCGCGGCGGGCAGCGCCCACGGCGCGTTTGGCGATGGCCCAGCGGTGCACTTCGGAAGGGCCGTCGTAGATCCGGAACGGCCGGACCTCGCGGGAGAGCCGAGCCAGGGGCAGATCCTCGGAGACACCGAGCCCACCGCAGAGCTGGATGCTGCGGTCGACGACGCGGAAGATGGCCTCGGCCGCGAAGGTCTTGGCTATGGATGTAGCGTCACCGGCCTGTCGGCCGTTGTCGAGCTCCCAGCAGGCGCGCACCAGCAGCGCGCGACTCGCGGCGATATCGATCTCGTTGTCCGCCACCATCTTCTGGGCGAGGCCGAGGCTGCCGATGGCCGACCCGAAACCTTCGCGCTCCGCGACGTAGGTGACGGCGACATCATGGGCTCGGCGGCAGGCACCGAGCCAGCGCATCACATGGGTCATCCTTGCCGGACCGAGCCGGACCTGTGCGTATTCGAAACCGCGGTCGACGGCACCGAGCACCGCCTCGTCGGGCACGAACAGATCCTCGAAGAAGACCTCGCAGTGGCCGCCGATCATGGCGCGGTCCAGGGTCTCGATATGGCGGCCTACGCGGAGACCAGGGGTGTCGGCGGGTGCGAGGAACATGGTGGCGCCGCCGCGCTGACCCGGCTCACCGGAAGTGCGGGCCATGATGATGAAGAATCCGGCGCCGTCGGCCCCGGTGATGAAGTGTTTGTGGCCGTTGATCCGCCAACCGCCGTCCACCTTCGCCGCCCGGGTGGCGAGCGCGGAGGGATCGGAACCGGCGCCGGGCGCGGGTTCGGTCATGGCGAAGGCGGACCGCAGGACACCGCGGGCCAGTGGTTCCAGGTAGCGCGCCTTCTGTTCCGGGTCGGCGATATGGGCGAGCATATGCACGTTGCCCTCGTCGGGGGCGGCGATATTGAGCGCGGTCGGACCGAACAGCGAATAGCCGGCTTCCTCGAACACCGGCGCGCGGTCCGACATCGACAGTCCGTGCCCGCCGTACTCGATCGGCGCGTGCGGGGCGAACACCCCGGCCTCCCGTGCCTGCTCCTGCAATGCGACCCGGATAGCGTCGCCGCCGGCCGCGGCGATATCGCCGCGATTGTCGTCCTCGACCGGCAGGACCGACTCGCGCACGAATACGCGCGTGCGCTCAACCAGTGCCTCGACATCGGCGGAATAGGTCAGATCGATCGGCATCGCAGTCCTCCTGGCGTTCCGGCGGATCGCTGAGCCAACCGAGCGATCGCTCCGAATGAACACTCTCATCAGGGTGTCGAGATGTCAAAACTAGCTTCTGAACTGCGTGATATCGATACTGGGTGATCGTAGGATGTTCGGATATGCTGAACAGCATGCTGGATCCGATCGCCCACGGGCCACTGCCGCCGCACGAAGCGATCCGGGCCGCGCGCCGTGCCGGCGGGCTGTCGCTGCGCGAGGTCGCGCGACGGATCGGGGTGAGCCCGGCGACGCTGAGCGCGCTGGAGAACGGGCGCACCGGTATCTCGGTGGGCCGCCTCACCGACCTGGCCTCGGCCCTCGGCGTACCCGCGCACGATCTGCTGGGCGGGTCAGCCGCCGCCCCGGCTCTCCTCCGCCCCGCCGCCCCGGCGCCCCGGCCGGGCATGCGCGAAACGCCCGGACCCGGACGCTGGCGTGAGTTCGGTCCGCCCGGATTCGACCCGGTGCTCACGGCCGCCATCGCCTTGTTCGTGGAGATCGGCTACCACGGCACCACAGTGCGCGCGCTGGCACAACGCGCGGGCACCAGTGTGCCCGGCCTCTACCACCACTACCGCGACAAACAGGAAGTGCTGGTGCGGATCCTCGACCTCACCATGGAAGATCTGCACTGGCGGATCCGCGCGGCCCGTGCCGAGGGCCGCGACGGGGTCGAGCGGGTGCGGTTGATCGTGGAGGCACTGGCGCTGTTCCATACCCACCGCCGGGAACTGGGCTTCATCGGAGCCAGCGAGATGCGCAGCCTGCTGCCCGTCGACCGCACCCGGATCGCCCGCTCACGCAGCGAACTCCAGCAGATAGTCGACGACGAGATCGCCGCGGCCGCCGCCGCGGGTGAGCTCACCACCCCGCACCCCCGGATGGTGGGCCGAGCGATCACCACCATGTGTACCGGGATCTCGCAGTGGTACCGCGAGAACGGGGGAGTGAGCGCGGAGGAGATCGCGGCCCAGTACGGGGAATTCGCTCTCGATATGCTCGACGTGGCCGTACCCGCCCTGCGACAGTCCGGAGTCGAAGCGTTTTCGTGAGGCTTCTTCGTGTGCCGGGTGGCCCGGACGCGGCCTCCGCGGATATCGCGGGGTCCCAGCCGGGCGTCGGCCGTCGTCCGCGCCCAAGGTTTGGATTCAGAGTGATCGAGACCGGCGACGCCGCACCGGCCGCTGTCTAACGTTTTTTCCAGTATCCGGGAGACCGCCGAGTCGGCGGCCCCGCTCGACGATGCCGCGGCCGGTCGCCGACGCGGTGCGATCCGGAGAACTCGATGAAACGACCCGTAACCCTTTTCGGGGTAGTCGCCGCTCTGTACGCCGTCGCGGCGTGTGGAGGCGGGGTGAACCCGGCCGGTATCAGCGGTCCACCGCAGCCCGGTGGAACTCTGCGGTACGGACTCTCTCAGGCACCGACCTGCTCCGATCCGGCGCAGGGCGGTACCAACCAGACGATCTATGTCACCCGGCAGGTCGCCGATTCGCTGACCGATCAGGATCCGGCGAGCGGTGAGATCCGGCCGTGGCTGGCCGAACGCTGGGAGGTGAGTCCGGACGCGCGGACCTTCACCTTCCATCTGCGCGACGGAGTGACCTTCAGCGACGGCACCCCACTGACCGCGGAATCGGTACGCGGGACCCTGGATTCGGTAGTGCACGTGCTGGGTGGCGCGAAGGCGCCGCTGGCCGCGACCTATCTCGCCGGCTACACCGGCACCGATGTGCTGGATCCGCAGACCGCGCGGGTGCGATTCAGTGCACCCAATGTGCAATTCCTGCAGGCGACGTCGACACCGCAGCTGGGAATCCTCGCCGCGGTCACCACCGCGAAAGATGCCGAACAGCGCTGCCTCGGCGATACGATCGGCAGCGGCCCGTTCACCTATACCGAGTACCGCCAGGGTGATTCGGTCACCCTGGCCAAGCGCGCCGGATACAACTGGGGCTCGGCGGTATTCGCGCACCAGGGTGAGGCGTACCTCGACCGTATCGAATTCACGGTCGTCCCGGAGTCCGGGGTACGCACGGGCAGTCTGGTGTCCGGCCAGCTGGACGCGACCAGCGATGCCCTGCCGCAGGACGCGCCCCAGATCGAAGCCGCGGGTGGCCGGGTGGCCACCGCTTCCAATCCGGGTATCACCTTCGGTCTGCAACCGAACGTCACACGGGGCCCGCTGCGAGATCGTGCGGTACGTACGGCACTGCTGCCCGCGGTCAACCGGCAAGAACTCGTCGATACGGTGCTGGGTACGCAGTTCCGGGCCGCGACCAGCCCGCTCGCCCATACGACACCCGGCTACATCGATCTCAGCGGTGACCTCGGATTCGATATCGACGCGGCGAAGCGGGCCCTCGACGCGGCGGGCTGGGTGCTGGGTGGCGACGGTGTTCGCGCGAAGAACGGGGAACGACTGTCGTTCGGGGTGCTGTTCAGTGCGGCCTTCGCCGGGAATCAGGCCATCCTCGAGCTCCTGCAGCAGCAGCTGCGGGCCGCGGGTGTGGAGTTGCGGCTGGAGCCGGCCGCCAGCGCCGACTACACGCTGCGGCAGAACA is a genomic window containing:
- a CDS encoding acyl-CoA dehydrogenase family protein, with the translated sequence MPIDLTYSADVEALVERTRVFVRESVLPVEDDNRGDIAAAGGDAIRVALQEQAREAGVFAPHAPIEYGGHGLSMSDRAPVFEEAGYSLFGPTALNIAAPDEGNVHMLAHIADPEQKARYLEPLARGVLRSAFAMTEPAPGAGSDPSALATRAAKVDGGWRINGHKHFITGADGAGFFIIMARTSGEPGQRGGATMFLAPADTPGLRVGRHIETLDRAMIGGHCEVFFEDLFVPDEAVLGAVDRGFEYAQVRLGPARMTHVMRWLGACRRAHDVAVTYVAEREGFGSAIGSLGLAQKMVADNEIDIAASRALLVRACWELDNGRQAGDATSIAKTFAAEAIFRVVDRSIQLCGGLGVSEDLPLARLSREVRPFRIYDGPSEVHRWAIAKRAVGAARRAAAAR
- a CDS encoding helix-turn-helix domain-containing protein: MLNSMLDPIAHGPLPPHEAIRAARRAGGLSLREVARRIGVSPATLSALENGRTGISVGRLTDLASALGVPAHDLLGGSAAAPALLRPAAPAPRPGMRETPGPGRWREFGPPGFDPVLTAAIALFVEIGYHGTTVRALAQRAGTSVPGLYHHYRDKQEVLVRILDLTMEDLHWRIRAARAEGRDGVERVRLIVEALALFHTHRRELGFIGASEMRSLLPVDRTRIARSRSELQQIVDDEIAAAAAAGELTTPHPRMVGRAITTMCTGISQWYRENGGVSAEEIAAQYGEFALDMLDVAVPALRQSGVEAFS
- a CDS encoding cupin domain-containing protein, which encodes MRNPSVHVASLWQGEKVYRSELGSLTRLTADSFPILSGLSIKRLTLAPGAFREPHWHANTTELTYCTAGQALVSVLDDGSRFSSFLVTAGEMFHIDSGALHHVENIGETDAEFILAFRHERPEDFGLSAAVGAMTDSVLGNTYDLPAAAFADIRRGTTACLVARRDGAPDIPAGAHFGDPHHFAVEAMPAPVDSPVGSARTARQQFWPALHDISMYSLRVREDGMREPHWHPVTAEMGYVHEGSARMAVMDPDGTVDTYTVNEGEVYFVPRAYPHHIEVLDAPRVHLLIFFDQPTPADIGYRASMSAYSRKVLAATFGVALDELPELPFTPADPLIVTRNNPLRH
- a CDS encoding DUF7144 family membrane protein, which translates into the protein MATYRTEPERSPVKRGVAAVTSIAAAVLLLAVGVLSILAGISAVATDELFVTGPDYILQFSTTTWGWIHIVLGALLAITAIALMTGALWARIAAVFLAGLSIIANFLWIPYYPWWSIVVIALDLVVIWAVSTWRPDRM
- a CDS encoding Lsr2 family DNA-binding protein; this encodes MAAITDLVQICPPPPGPVSVDWGAVESAVGAELPADYKQLATVYGPGKFCEYLWVHHPHGPTEWVDLRGPLPATLRRRLRQDRATGAFPVPHDPDNLFVCGVTDNGEYLFWVTDPADDPDAWRIAVNQARGPGWYTFDGGLVAFLAAAFSGRIEVPLFPDGLLDAGVGFTAGSPQQQTGSSRTDLESEAAGSVDSHVIRAWARTNGYELPGRGRIPAAITEAWERATIGLD
- a CDS encoding MarR family winged helix-turn-helix transcriptional regulator translates to MDDIDDFDVDAFAAAIEDFNRVYIRIPVQEKLPFTTLSVLDTLAHRGPARLTDLTETEQLTQPGITQLIARLERDGLVRRRRDPGDGRAVLVHLTEAGRQVRQARHDDRVRHLIPMVSELSPAHRRALAAALPAFTRLARLERKR
- a CDS encoding MerR family transcriptional regulator, whose protein sequence is MLTIGRLAATAGVTVRTVRHYHHVGLLPEPERDASGYRRYSAQAAVDLIRIRTLADAGVPLARIGVLLHARPDEFEAAITDIDAGLQRRIDRLLESRRRIADLASGENLVLPAEVVAILNRMRDLGVSEHRVRAERDSWILLQALDPLALPQRIQDKTAGLDDPETLRLYLACDRSVDWDPHDPRLDRLIDDLDAWEIAHERASGRPESLRLISSRIAEASPAWRRILDALAHRAQRRATAGHG
- a CDS encoding epoxide hydrolase family protein, producing the protein MSDRTHDGRPFPLAPKKINVPGSVLTDLRQRLDLTRLPDDAGNEDWYYGVPRSYLQELVDYWRSGYDWRAAEAEMNTYQHFEIEIDRVPVHFMRRPGVGPNPTPLILTHGWPWTFWHWSKVADLLADPGAHGGDPAEAFDVIVPSFPGFGFSSPLENRPDINFWKVADIWHTLMTDVLGYEKYGAAGCDVGALVTAQLGHKYADELYAIHIGSGLKLTLFNGDRAWDFSGGLPIPDGVSAEIRARIVELDRRFAVHLAAHLLAPSTLAHALSDSPAGMLAWILERWFKWSDNGGDIESVFSRDDLLTHATIYWATNTIGTSIRLYANHNRYPWTPSHDRLPVVQAPTGITFVGYENPPGISTAQRVEHFRGGDRALWYNHVNLTVHERGGHFIPWEIPDRWVDDLRRTFRGRR
- a CDS encoding HEAT repeat domain-containing protein, which encodes MALLMHLTPAKNARRIHRAGITAGGLGRGVFCMPVMPSYVLSHQWLRELRRGGQRQIIAVHFRIPDNEPVLVGHYSATGTEMTAAEAVSVILHASDSRGYQIVVPRPVAPAELHRIRQVRQVTGWRYHPDAHGRRPCACPACLGRGEYKAADLRRRFPLEPPDLTKPQLLEQLRNAGNDDELIDALYGLGRRSRGDVADIARLLDHVNPEVRYALASALQSYRGSEARRLLARLAADPDPEVRDAAATRP
- a CDS encoding alpha/beta fold hydrolase yields the protein MTNDIISSARLAPPIGEFQGIEGRRIFAHRSGRGGPAVVFLPGAGAIGLDYFAVQQQVSQFTTGVVYDRGGTGYSDPLPLPRSAAAVATELRDLLRAANITAPYVLAAHSLGAFYAHRFAQLYPGDVAGLVWLDGLHRDWDEFVPPAGSLAEVERMAADPEQLDHMRSTLRAMRTELPAGYPERIWHSLMDAKVTDEWMRVGIAERAAAAGLAAELRAGPGIPDVPVIALTVVGDDPSRQGSAARELTDAKTRMDAALVRAVSYGEQRVLTGTFHHRLCFDRPGAVVRAIRDVVDRAADR